A window of the Mucilaginibacter sp. cycad4 genome harbors these coding sequences:
- a CDS encoding cellulose biosynthesis cyclic di-GMP-binding regulatory protein BcsB has product MNKFFTLLAFILLFSTASQAQGNSIASFKAYGHEDDVVYGMSGAISFYFKITPLIEMNGSKLVLFFEPSQALIKSHSYINLVINNKPAYSSRLGPDSIQKITLNLSRADLTADKFLKVQIKTLLTITDDECKDLDNPAMWLKIKNYSYLSLVKSNKNFFDNVNISNCFDSKKAIVYPSNPSLHDLKAVAWAYSRLKKTQTRSIAVYEESKLPDSVRNYIRVGAIDKLPADARALVKVTPQNAQGLFYLHKSVSLLTDTIVHMVDVKGRLVPVKTVTQEQSPKEVLFVTGGDDTGYEKAITALGNMNILNSTYGDYLLINKAENTFFKTIDENRSKLSLKQIGGVSDFLSGIGSLKSAYSFKNSDFSFTPKEVEIRFIANYSGLAPGDRGFFNIYLNGLLISSEKLDASGKLNSSITINRYQHHKYNTLEAEFRFYPTNGNCRNSFTNFFAEVDVDKSYLESKNPFITSDLSFYQYPEAFNNGTTKIVVSEQYAKYAAGAMGEIIYELNNNINANNFPEFVYSKDLKPTDLKQYNIIALLSKDDKVLKEFRDAPIQFDRNFRLYNTDNNRPVYELSDTVSNGLAQIFYGVSNNATLVLTATGTHVSEAFLSVSKSITEQLSTLSSNVCISDVNSNKYLFNINKSSENLEYIDTKSGLTRFWDSYNLYILLGILILILLSFLYVRSKVQKSQDLFND; this is encoded by the coding sequence ATGAATAAGTTTTTTACCTTATTAGCCTTTATCCTATTATTCAGCACGGCTTCGCAGGCTCAGGGCAACAGCATTGCATCCTTTAAAGCCTACGGCCATGAGGATGACGTGGTATACGGCATGAGCGGTGCTATTTCATTTTACTTCAAGATCACCCCTTTGATTGAAATGAATGGCAGTAAACTGGTTTTATTTTTTGAACCATCGCAGGCATTGATAAAATCGCATTCATACATTAACCTGGTTATTAACAACAAACCGGCATACAGCAGCCGTTTGGGGCCCGATTCAATCCAGAAGATCACCCTTAACCTGAGCCGCGCCGATCTGACTGCCGACAAATTCCTGAAGGTGCAGATCAAAACACTGCTTACCATTACTGATGATGAGTGTAAAGACCTCGATAACCCGGCTATGTGGTTAAAGATCAAAAACTACTCATACTTATCGCTGGTTAAAAGCAATAAAAACTTTTTTGATAACGTAAATATCAGCAACTGCTTCGATTCAAAAAAAGCTATCGTTTATCCATCAAACCCAAGCCTGCATGACCTTAAGGCTGTAGCCTGGGCTTATTCAAGGTTAAAAAAGACCCAAACCCGTTCAATTGCCGTTTATGAAGAAAGCAAACTGCCCGACAGCGTCCGTAACTACATCAGGGTAGGTGCCATTGATAAATTACCTGCCGATGCTCGCGCGTTGGTAAAAGTTACCCCGCAAAATGCGCAGGGCTTATTTTACCTGCATAAATCAGTAAGCCTGCTCACAGATACCATTGTGCACATGGTTGATGTAAAAGGCCGGCTTGTGCCCGTAAAAACCGTAACACAGGAGCAATCACCTAAAGAGGTACTGTTTGTTACCGGCGGCGATGATACAGGCTATGAAAAGGCTATTACCGCCCTCGGTAACATGAACATCCTTAACTCAACCTATGGCGATTACCTGCTGATCAACAAGGCCGAGAACACCTTCTTTAAAACCATCGATGAAAACCGCTCAAAGCTGTCCTTAAAGCAAATTGGCGGCGTGAGCGACTTCCTATCGGGCATTGGTTCGTTAAAGAGCGCTTACAGCTTTAAAAACAGTGATTTCAGTTTCACCCCTAAAGAGGTGGAGATCCGTTTTATTGCCAATTACAGCGGCCTTGCCCCCGGCGACCGCGGTTTCTTCAACATATACCTTAATGGTTTGCTCATCAGCAGCGAAAAGCTGGATGCATCGGGCAAGCTGAACAGCTCTATTACCATTAACCGTTACCAGCACCACAAATACAATACGCTGGAGGCCGAATTCAGGTTTTACCCTACCAACGGCAACTGCCGCAATAGCTTCACCAACTTTTTTGCCGAGGTTGACGTTGACAAATCATACCTCGAATCAAAAAACCCTTTCATCACCAGCGACCTGAGCTTTTACCAGTATCCCGAGGCCTTTAACAACGGCACTACCAAAATTGTAGTAAGCGAGCAATATGCCAAATATGCTGCCGGTGCTATGGGCGAGATCATTTATGAGCTTAACAATAACATCAACGCCAATAACTTCCCCGAGTTTGTTTACTCAAAAGATTTGAAGCCAACTGACCTGAAGCAATACAATATCATAGCCCTGCTATCAAAAGATGATAAAGTGCTTAAGGAATTTCGCGATGCCCCCATCCAATTTGACCGCAACTTCAGGCTGTATAATACCGATAATAACAGACCGGTTTATGAGCTTTCGGATACGGTATCAAACGGCCTGGCGCAAATCTTTTACGGCGTAAGCAACAATGCTACCCTGGTGCTTACTGCTACAGGCACGCATGTTTCCGAAGCTTTCCTGTCGGTATCCAAATCCATTACCGAGCAGCTTTCAACCCTATCAAGCAACGTTTGTATCTCTGATGTTAACTCTAATAAATACCTGTTCAACATCAACAAATCGAGCGAAAACCTGGAGTACATTGATACCAAGAGCGGCCTTACCCGTTTCTGGGACAGCTATAACCTGTACATTTTGTTAGGCATCCTGATCCTGATCCTGCTTTCGTTCCTATATGTTCGTTCAAAAGTTCAAAAATCGCAGGATCTGTTTAACGATTAA
- a CDS encoding glycosyltransferase family 2 protein, with protein sequence MDTLSISIPDILVADGFISLAGQEKIHAFSERSGMSYLKIALNFGYVSRKNYERSLGNAGYQFAEIRNEAFDQKILDQVDLKFANDQLGLPLRIENNKVVTIMADPSNTLFLDFVRFTYDLEPEVIVASDLEITWLSHKLTGQKYVKASVFELLKRDPKSSASTTFTAPQLAFIFILWGLTAVGLFLNFKTVSIGINLVISSFFLVAIIFKLFLALVGSRFELHQAVTKNDLRVIVNDELPVYTILLPVYKEDKLIKKLIWNLQSLDYPREQLDIKLLIEEDDDKTLNAVKNLDFPAVFEVIVVPFHMPKTKPKACNYGLHFSRGQYLTIYDAEDIPDTDQLKKVVALFNKLPENYICIQSALNYFNRNENFLTRMFTLEYSYWFDYMLPGLDTLDIPIPLGGTSNHFKMDVLIELGAWDPFNVTEDADLGVRAYAKGYKVAIVNSTTYEEANNNFWNWIRQRSRWIKGYMQTYLVHMRNPVALWRKVGWRGFLGFNFFIGATSATFLIYPVLLIIFICYLIFDFSTIRNLFPDWVLFMSIFNLMVGNILMIYINMMAVFKRRYFELILFAIANPVYWLMHSVAAYMGLYQLITNPFYWEKTNHGLSKVNNPTNVIK encoded by the coding sequence ATGGATACATTGAGTATTTCAATTCCTGATATTTTGGTTGCCGACGGGTTTATTTCGCTGGCCGGCCAGGAAAAGATCCATGCTTTTTCGGAAAGATCGGGTATGTCATACCTTAAAATAGCTCTCAACTTCGGCTATGTTTCCCGCAAAAACTATGAACGCTCATTAGGCAACGCAGGCTATCAGTTTGCCGAAATCCGCAACGAAGCCTTTGACCAAAAGATCCTCGACCAGGTTGACCTTAAGTTTGCCAACGACCAGCTGGGCCTGCCCCTGCGCATCGAAAACAATAAGGTGGTTACCATCATGGCCGACCCAAGCAACACCCTCTTCCTTGATTTTGTAAGATTTACTTATGACCTGGAACCCGAAGTTATCGTAGCATCCGATTTGGAGATCACCTGGTTAAGCCACAAGCTTACCGGGCAAAAATATGTTAAGGCATCGGTTTTCGAACTCCTTAAGCGCGACCCTAAAAGCTCGGCCTCAACAACGTTCACCGCGCCGCAGCTTGCTTTTATATTTATTTTGTGGGGCCTTACGGCCGTTGGCCTGTTCCTCAATTTTAAAACCGTATCTATTGGCATTAACCTGGTTATCAGTTCGTTTTTTTTGGTGGCTATTATCTTTAAGCTGTTCCTGGCGCTGGTTGGTTCGCGGTTCGAACTGCACCAGGCCGTTACCAAAAACGATCTGCGGGTTATTGTAAACGATGAGCTACCGGTATACACCATTCTACTGCCCGTTTACAAGGAAGATAAGCTGATCAAAAAACTAATCTGGAACCTGCAAAGCCTCGATTATCCGCGCGAGCAGCTGGATATCAAACTGCTTATTGAAGAGGATGATGATAAAACATTAAACGCTGTAAAAAACCTCGATTTCCCCGCCGTGTTTGAAGTTATTGTGGTGCCTTTTCATATGCCCAAAACCAAGCCGAAGGCCTGTAATTATGGCCTGCATTTTTCAAGGGGGCAATACCTCACCATTTACGATGCCGAGGATATCCCCGACACCGATCAGCTTAAAAAAGTGGTGGCCCTGTTTAACAAGCTGCCCGAAAATTATATCTGCATCCAAAGCGCGCTCAACTACTTTAACCGCAACGAGAATTTCCTTACCCGGATGTTCACCCTCGAGTATTCGTACTGGTTTGATTATATGCTGCCCGGTTTGGATACGCTGGATATCCCCATCCCGCTTGGCGGCACCAGCAATCACTTTAAAATGGACGTGCTGATTGAGCTTGGCGCCTGGGACCCATTTAACGTAACCGAAGATGCCGACCTTGGCGTACGCGCCTATGCCAAAGGCTATAAGGTAGCCATCGTAAACTCCACCACCTATGAGGAGGCCAACAACAATTTCTGGAACTGGATCCGTCAGCGCTCGCGCTGGATCAAGGGCTACATGCAAACCTACCTGGTACACATGCGCAACCCCGTGGCCCTGTGGCGTAAAGTAGGCTGGCGCGGTTTCCTGGGCTTTAACTTTTTCATCGGCGCCACATCGGCAACATTCCTGATTTACCCGGTGCTGCTCATCATCTTTATCTGTTATCTCATATTTGATTTTTCAACCATCAGGAATTTGTTTCCGGATTGGGTGCTGTTCATGTCGATATTTAACCTCATGGTGGGCAACATCCTCATGATCTATATCAATATGATGGCCGTATTTAAACGCCGCTATTTCGAGCTCATTTTGTTTGCCATAGCCAACCCCGTTTACTGGCTTATGCACTCGGTAGCAGCCTATATGGGCCTGTACCAGCTTATTACCAATCCGTTTTACTGGGAAAAAACCAACCACGGTTTAAGTAAGGTTAATAACCCCACAAACGTTATTAAATGA
- a CDS encoding AI-2E family transporter, with translation MPAVKEYPFYLKSTVILFGLILLVYVFAQLADVMIPLAFAAFVAILLNPVSNWLQEHKVPKIVAICLAMLLGAILLAGLFYFLSTQIIQFGDSLPMLKKKFGEMFITFKDWIAATFNYPIQKQDQLIKDAMDNSQALVGRTLGNVLSTFGLIFVVPVYVFLVLFYKTLLLNFIYEVFSEENSRQVADVLKETKSAIQSYIQGLLIEMLIVAAMNSLALVLLGVKYGILIGVIGAILNLLPYLGGIIAISLPVLMATVTKDGYTTQVGVIIAYLVIQFIDNNILVPRIVSSKVQINALMSIVVVLLGNMLWGLSGMFLSIPFIAVLKIIFDRIDTLKPWGKLLGDTVPTRPKGAGWTKTRKKAVLPEDEAKGER, from the coding sequence ATGCCTGCTGTTAAAGAATACCCCTTTTACCTTAAAAGTACTGTTATACTTTTTGGATTGATATTATTGGTTTATGTGTTTGCCCAACTGGCAGATGTTATGATCCCGCTTGCCTTTGCCGCTTTTGTTGCCATTTTGCTTAACCCGGTAAGCAACTGGCTACAGGAACATAAAGTACCCAAAATAGTAGCTATATGCCTGGCTATGCTGCTTGGCGCTATTTTGCTGGCAGGGTTGTTCTATTTCCTTTCTACCCAAATCATCCAGTTCGGCGACTCGCTGCCTATGTTAAAAAAGAAATTTGGTGAGATGTTCATTACCTTTAAAGACTGGATAGCTGCCACTTTCAACTACCCTATCCAAAAGCAGGACCAGCTTATTAAAGATGCTATGGATAACAGCCAGGCACTGGTAGGCCGTACACTGGGTAACGTGTTAAGCACGTTCGGGTTGATATTTGTGGTACCTGTTTATGTTTTCCTAGTATTGTTTTACAAAACCCTGCTCCTCAATTTCATTTACGAAGTATTTTCTGAAGAAAACTCCAGGCAGGTTGCTGATGTTTTGAAAGAAACCAAATCGGCCATACAGAGCTATATCCAGGGCTTATTGATCGAAATGCTGATAGTTGCTGCCATGAACTCGCTGGCCCTGGTATTACTGGGTGTTAAGTATGGCATCCTGATAGGTGTTATAGGTGCTATCCTTAACCTGTTGCCTTACCTTGGAGGCATTATAGCTATATCCCTCCCCGTGCTCATGGCAACAGTTACCAAAGATGGTTACACTACACAGGTAGGAGTGATCATAGCCTACCTGGTTATCCAGTTTATTGATAATAATATCCTGGTGCCGCGTATTGTATCCTCAAAAGTGCAGATCAATGCGCTGATGTCAATTGTAGTAGTATTATTGGGTAACATGCTTTGGGGCTTATCAGGTATGTTCCTTTCTATCCCGTTCATAGCCGTGCTCAAGATCATATTTGACAGAATTGACACCCTCAAACCCTGGGGCAAGCTGCTTGGCGATACCGTGCCCACCAGGCCCAAAGGGGCCGGCTGGACTAAAACCAGAAAAAAAGCGGTGTTACCGGAAGATGAGGCGAAAGGTGAAAGGTAA
- a CDS encoding pitrilysin family protein: MMKKYIIALLVAAAIGNTAKAQKQAYETTVDGVKVIVQPSGNDIVEVQTIIKGGVQNYPATKAGIESLAMSALTECGTLKHDKNSFKDELDKVSATVYGSSNKNYSVVRMNCIKGDFDIVWPLYVEAITQPKFDEKEFARIKQDAINNIKQEDSQPDNAIDKYADKVAFAGTNYAKDPSGTVAIVTALTPAETKAYYQSVLTKSRMVIVVVADLDQAAIEAKVKGMLSSIKQGAAFAFKKSTFRADKNSINVEKRDLATNYVEGIASGPAAGTPDFNAFNVAMRIFSNMHFLEVRTNNGLSYAPQAWFSAGQTSTAKFSVSTTEPDKYIAVFDKLVDKIKREGFKPEDVADMKVTYLTGFYYKNETNSAQASSIAANEVLHDNWKRSLTLVDDVKKLTPDDVSNAFRKYINNIVWVYQGDPKKVNQLLYINGTLHNGDNPVMH; this comes from the coding sequence ATGATGAAAAAATATATAATTGCCCTGCTGGTAGCAGCGGCTATAGGGAATACAGCGAAGGCGCAAAAACAGGCCTATGAAACCACGGTAGATGGTGTAAAGGTTATTGTACAGCCAAGCGGCAACGATATTGTGGAAGTGCAAACCATTATAAAAGGTGGTGTGCAAAACTACCCGGCTACCAAAGCTGGTATCGAATCATTGGCGATGAGCGCCCTTACCGAGTGCGGCACTTTAAAGCACGATAAAAACAGCTTTAAAGATGAACTGGATAAAGTAAGTGCTACCGTTTACGGCAGCAGCAACAAAAACTATTCGGTAGTGCGGATGAACTGCATTAAAGGCGACTTTGATATTGTTTGGCCCCTGTATGTTGAGGCGATAACCCAACCAAAATTTGATGAAAAGGAATTTGCCCGCATTAAACAGGATGCCATCAATAATATTAAACAGGAAGATTCACAGCCCGATAATGCCATTGATAAATATGCCGATAAAGTAGCCTTTGCCGGTACCAACTACGCTAAAGACCCAAGCGGAACCGTAGCTATTGTTACCGCCCTAACCCCTGCCGAAACAAAGGCTTATTATCAGTCGGTACTGACCAAATCTCGCATGGTAATTGTTGTAGTTGCTGATCTTGATCAGGCTGCTATTGAAGCTAAAGTAAAGGGCATGCTGAGTAGTATTAAGCAAGGTGCGGCTTTCGCGTTTAAAAAATCTACTTTCAGGGCCGACAAAAACAGTATCAATGTTGAAAAACGTGATTTGGCTACCAATTATGTAGAAGGTATTGCCAGCGGTCCTGCGGCCGGTACGCCCGATTTTAACGCTTTTAACGTAGCCATGCGCATCTTCTCAAACATGCACTTTTTAGAGGTTCGTACCAATAACGGTTTATCATACGCCCCGCAGGCCTGGTTTAGCGCAGGTCAAACATCAACTGCCAAGTTCTCTGTTTCAACAACAGAGCCTGATAAATACATAGCTGTGTTTGATAAGCTGGTTGATAAAATTAAACGCGAAGGTTTTAAACCCGAGGATGTAGCTGACATGAAGGTTACTTACCTTACTGGTTTCTACTACAAAAATGAAACCAACAGCGCCCAGGCATCATCAATAGCAGCAAACGAAGTATTGCATGATAACTGGAAACGTTCGTTAACCCTGGTTGATGATGTGAAGAAATTAACACCCGATGATGTAAGCAATGCCTTCCGCAAGTACATCAACAATATTGTATGGGTATACCAGGGCGATCCTAAAAAAGTAAACCAATTGCTGTATATCAACGGTACACTCCATAATGGCGACAACCCGGTGATGCACTAA
- a CDS encoding pitrilysin family protein, with product MNRNFIKIFALSVAAVFSACMATAQTRLPEGYFLKTLPNGLDVLVIENSKVPLTTIEIAVKNGAYTEGPEFSGLSHLFEHMFFKANKDYPTQEKFLKRTQELGAIWNGTTNTERVNYYFTFDRDSLKAGLKFMNAAIRFPIYREEDMKKERPVVDGEFQRAESDPGFQLWYGMQQKLWGDLITRKNPIGVHEVINTATPEKMMIIKDKYYFPNNSLLTICGDVKHDNAFALAESIFGDWANSGFDPQTKFPIPAFKPLTKPEYFVKETTIAQTPYMEFTWQGPSYPTDSAGTVAADVFSTIVGLNSSKLQQALVDKGLASGVYVNYTTSRYVGPIDIFVVPNPNKLKECYTELMNQVSMWNKADYFTDEQMATAKAILHRNDIHAKEKPSSLPSQISYQWCSTSFNFYTDLDANYQKVTRADIKKYLETYVIGKPYAAGLIIAPELNKTVNAASFFAAK from the coding sequence ATGAACCGAAATTTTATCAAAATTTTTGCATTAAGCGTGGCCGCGGTTTTTAGTGCCTGCATGGCTACTGCTCAAACCCGGTTGCCCGAAGGCTACTTCCTTAAAACATTGCCAAACGGCCTGGATGTGCTGGTTATTGAAAACAGCAAAGTGCCTTTAACTACCATTGAAATAGCTGTAAAAAACGGTGCCTATACCGAAGGGCCGGAGTTCAGCGGCCTGTCGCACCTTTTTGAGCACATGTTTTTTAAAGCCAATAAGGATTATCCAACTCAGGAGAAGTTTTTAAAACGTACGCAGGAGCTTGGCGCCATCTGGAATGGCACCACCAATACCGAGCGCGTAAATTACTATTTCACTTTTGACAGAGATAGCCTTAAAGCCGGTTTAAAATTCATGAACGCGGCTATCCGTTTCCCTATTTACCGCGAGGAAGATATGAAGAAGGAGCGCCCTGTGGTTGACGGCGAGTTTCAGCGTGCCGAAAGCGACCCGGGTTTCCAGCTTTGGTACGGTATGCAGCAAAAGCTTTGGGGCGATCTCATCACCCGTAAAAACCCTATCGGTGTCCACGAAGTGATCAACACGGCTACACCCGAAAAAATGATGATCATTAAGGATAAATATTACTTCCCTAACAACAGCTTGCTAACTATTTGCGGCGATGTTAAGCATGATAACGCTTTTGCCCTTGCCGAAAGCATTTTTGGCGACTGGGCCAACAGCGGTTTCGACCCACAAACCAAATTCCCAATCCCGGCATTTAAGCCTTTAACCAAGCCCGAGTATTTTGTTAAGGAAACAACCATTGCCCAAACGCCTTACATGGAGTTTACCTGGCAAGGCCCGTCTTATCCAACAGATTCGGCAGGAACTGTTGCTGCCGATGTGTTTTCGACCATTGTGGGTTTAAACTCGTCTAAATTACAGCAGGCGTTGGTTGACAAAGGTTTGGCCAGCGGTGTTTATGTAAATTATACTACCAGCCGTTATGTGGGCCCTATCGACATATTTGTAGTGCCTAACCCTAATAAGCTGAAAGAATGCTATACCGAACTGATGAACCAGGTAAGCATGTGGAATAAGGCCGACTATTTTACCGACGAGCAAATGGCTACGGCTAAAGCTATCCTGCACCGTAATGATATTCATGCCAAAGAAAAGCCATCATCGCTGCCAAGCCAGATCAGCTACCAGTGGTGCAGCACCTCGTTTAATTTTTATACCGACCTGGATGCCAACTATCAGAAAGTTACCCGGGCCGATATCAAAAAATATCTGGAGACTTACGTAATTGGCAAGCCTTATGCTGCCGGTTTGATCATAGCGCCTGAGTTAAACAAAACAGTAAACGCGGCTTCATTTTTTGCAGCTAAGTAA
- a CDS encoding gliding motility-associated C-terminal domain-containing protein translates to MNLLLKRAALLFSVILLTFVKVYGQQFYAATDQGILQQVTITSNGPVSKNVSGCGSGYFSIALWGNKIYYTSAFGGLSVADITGGNAPQVTNCQYLASVPPVNSMTVDKNGILYMANSNSLYKLDPKNPVLVNLGIMPYGASGDLVFYNDKLYMASYNGIVEVSLDDLSQSKLVIPITDRVVYGLTSVASRGAVTVYAIDVNNNRSELIELDLKNMLIKGTAGSVSYVVYDAGSTVETGEIPVIKLQSIDVTRECNVVNKGRAEIICAPHGNQYTYKLNTGESNTTGIFDNLPPGNYKVTITSNGGEEPKISPFTIPDFSLQDPVVTFNTTNPVCDIAGSIKLETNADKALYRVRYNNALYSIDHVFTDLIPGVYHFSVLTQSGCLLYEKDCTLVQDVCPPIVVNDIVIKPECDFYGEASVTVLTADHPDNYTYSLNGISNTTGVFNRMLPGTYQLVIASSGGARIETQVIVPDFSLIRPYVAYTAKNAICTLAGQVKFNAYVEGIAVGSVKHGNQNYTPDEPIRGLSAGTNHFTLLDKQGCIITELDITIMQDPCEPVTFFNTFTPNGDGANDLFRPNQSSNPIAYKLTVYNRLGQQLFESESIYDGWNGNYNGKPVPTGVYYWLCNYTMGDGQVEVQKGHVTLLR, encoded by the coding sequence TTGAACCTTTTACTAAAAAGAGCTGCATTGCTGTTTAGTGTTATACTTTTAACTTTTGTTAAAGTGTATGGACAGCAGTTTTATGCCGCTACCGACCAGGGAATTTTACAGCAAGTAACCATTACATCTAACGGGCCGGTTTCTAAAAATGTTAGCGGCTGTGGGTCGGGTTACTTTTCAATTGCACTTTGGGGAAATAAGATCTATTATACCTCGGCTTTCGGTGGATTGAGTGTAGCTGATATAACCGGAGGTAATGCCCCCCAGGTAACTAATTGCCAGTATTTGGCGTCGGTGCCCCCCGTAAATTCAATGACGGTTGATAAAAACGGGATCCTGTACATGGCCAACTCGAACTCGCTGTACAAACTCGATCCTAAAAATCCTGTGCTTGTTAACCTGGGAATTATGCCGTACGGGGCTTCTGGCGATCTTGTATTCTATAACGATAAGCTATATATGGCAAGTTATAACGGCATTGTTGAAGTTTCCCTCGATGATCTGTCTCAAAGTAAATTAGTTATACCTATTACAGACCGGGTTGTATATGGTTTAACATCGGTAGCTTCCAGGGGGGCCGTAACGGTATATGCTATTGATGTAAACAATAACAGGTCGGAGCTTATAGAGCTCGATCTGAAAAATATGCTCATAAAAGGTACTGCCGGTTCGGTGTCTTATGTTGTTTATGATGCCGGCAGTACTGTTGAAACGGGTGAAATACCGGTAATTAAGCTTCAAAGCATCGATGTAACGCGGGAGTGCAATGTGGTGAATAAAGGGCGGGCCGAAATTATTTGCGCCCCGCATGGGAATCAATATACCTACAAACTTAATACCGGAGAAAGTAACACCACCGGTATTTTCGATAACCTGCCTCCTGGTAATTACAAGGTTACTATTACATCAAATGGCGGTGAAGAGCCTAAAATATCTCCATTTACTATTCCTGATTTTTCGCTACAAGACCCCGTTGTTACTTTTAATACAACAAATCCCGTATGTGATATTGCGGGCTCGATTAAATTGGAAACAAACGCCGATAAAGCGTTGTACCGGGTAAGGTATAACAATGCGCTTTACTCCATTGACCATGTTTTTACAGATTTAATCCCGGGTGTTTACCACTTTTCGGTTTTAACACAAAGCGGCTGTTTGCTTTACGAAAAAGATTGTACCCTTGTACAGGATGTATGCCCGCCAATTGTTGTAAATGACATTGTCATCAAACCCGAATGCGATTTTTACGGCGAAGCAAGTGTCACGGTGCTCACAGCAGATCATCCGGATAATTATACGTACAGCTTAAACGGTATAAGCAATACCACTGGTGTTTTTAACAGGATGCTACCGGGTACCTATCAATTAGTCATAGCTTCATCTGGGGGGGCAAGGATTGAAACACAAGTTATCGTGCCCGATTTTAGTTTGATCAGGCCGTATGTAGCATATACTGCTAAAAACGCAATTTGCACATTAGCCGGGCAGGTAAAGTTTAACGCCTATGTAGAAGGTATAGCGGTCGGCTCTGTTAAGCATGGTAACCAAAATTATACACCCGATGAACCAATAAGGGGCCTTAGCGCCGGCACTAACCATTTTACACTGCTGGATAAGCAAGGTTGTATCATTACCGAATTGGATATTACGATAATGCAGGATCCATGTGAGCCGGTTACGTTTTTTAATACTTTTACACCCAACGGAGATGGTGCAAACGATTTATTCAGGCCTAATCAAAGCAGTAATCCCATAGCGTATAAACTCACCGTTTATAATCGGCTGGGCCAGCAGCTATTTGAGTCGGAAAGTATATATGATGGTTGGAATGGGAATTATAACGGGAAACCCGTGCCTACAGGCGTTTACTACTGGTTGTGCAACTATACCATGGGCGATGGACAAGTTGAAGTTCAAAAAGGGCATGTAACCTTGCTGAGGTAG